Genomic segment of Polycladomyces abyssicola:
CGGGCAACGTGCAAAAATGGCTGAAGCAGGGAAGATGGGACGGAACCAAAGCGCACGTCCGACAGATTCCCTACGGGGAAACTCGACATTACATCCAACGGGTGATGTTTTTCTACGAAAAATACAAGACGATTTACGGACCGCTGGCACCCGAATAAACCGCTCAAGGGCGTGCCTGGATCGATTCATTCGATCCGGGTGCGCCTTTTTCTTTAAACTCAGTCTTCGGTCATCCGACTTATGGATGGGGCGTATCTGATCAATATCGCGTATGTCAATCAACTCATCCCACCAAATTCAGGGCGAGGTTTTTCTATTTTCCACGTTGCAAAATGTGACATACTGATTATAATATATAGGGGAATGATGTGTTATATAAAGGACGGGAAGGGGAATTATTATGCCACTAAAAATGGCAATCAACGGATTCGGACGGATCGGGCGGATGGTTTTTCGCAAGGCGATTCATGATCCCGACATTGAAATTGTTGCTATCAACGCTACTTATCCGGCGGAGACGCTGGCCCATCTGGTCAAATTCGATACCGTGCACGGCATGATGACGGACGACGTGCGTGCGGTGGATGACGGGATCATTGTAAACGGATACAAAGTAAAGCTGGTGGGTGATCGTGACCCCTCCCGGTTGCCGTGGGCGGAACTGGGTGTAGATGTCGTGGTCGAAGCGACGGGCAAATTCCGTGACCGGGAGGGTGCCGGACTTCACTTGCAGGCGGGCGCGAAAAAAGTGGTGATTACAGCTCCGGGCAAGGACGAAGATGTAACCATTGTCATGGGGGTCAATGAAGGAGATTACGATCCGGAGAAACATCATATCATCTCCAATGCTTCCTGCACCACCAACTGCTTGGCGCCGGTGGTAAAAGTACTGCATGATGCGTTTGGTATCGAAAGCGGGTTGGTGACCACGGTTCATGCCTATACCAACGATCAAAAAAACCTGGACAATCCGCACAAGGATTTGCGCCGGGCCCGTGCTTGTGCCCAATCGATCATTCCCACCAAAACAGGTGCGGCCAAAGCGATTGGCAAAGTCATGCCCGAACTGAACGGCAAGCTGAACGGGTTGG
This window contains:
- a CDS encoding glyceraldehyde-3-phosphate dehydrogenase; translated protein: MPLKMAINGFGRIGRMVFRKAIHDPDIEIVAINATYPAETLAHLVKFDTVHGMMTDDVRAVDDGIIVNGYKVKLVGDRDPSRLPWAELGVDVVVEATGKFRDREGAGLHLQAGAKKVVITAPGKDEDVTIVMGVNEGDYDPEKHHIISNASCTTNCLAPVVKVLHDAFGIESGLVTTVHAYTNDQKNLDNPHKDLRRARACAQSIIPTKTGAAKAIGKVMPELNGKLNGLALRVPTPNVSVVDLVADLRVPVTVEKVNHVLKEAAETTMKGYLQYCELPLVSSDFNGNDHSAIIDAPSTMVISEKQVKVLAWYDNEWGYSCRVVDLVKHIGSFLNHETKVRQEATV